Proteins encoded together in one Triticum dicoccoides isolate Atlit2015 ecotype Zavitan chromosome 7B, WEW_v2.0, whole genome shotgun sequence window:
- the LOC119339948 gene encoding probable E3 ubiquitin-protein ligase RHA1A, with protein sequence MGFPSVCYCVILPQPLILVLQLLDFLRHAVLLCLSSLGLAAPPAADDHPAYAPPPDLWAVAESAAPSSSLSLATGPAPAPAAIKARLPAVRYADLRSRRCAAGAAAASTCCAVCLGALEARHRVRELGNCAHAFHKACIDKWVDKGQATCPLCRALLLPTDADAGKLPSFSF encoded by the coding sequence ATGGGGTTCCCCTCAGTGTGCTACTGCGTCATCCTGCCGCAGCCGCTCATCCTGGTTCTGCAGCTGCTCGACTTCCTCCGCCACGCGGTCCTGCTCTGCCTCTCCTCGCTCGGCCTCGCGGCGCCGCCGGCGGCTGACGACCACCCGGCCTACGCGCCGCCGCCAGACCTCTGGGCCGTGGCGGAGTCGGCGGCGCCCTCGTCCTCTTTATCCCTGGCGACCGGGCCGGCGCCCGCGCCGGCGGCCATCAAGGCGCGCCTCCCCGCCGTCCGGTACGCCGATCTCAGGAGCCGCCGCTGCGCCGCTGGGGCCGCGGCGGCGTCGACGTGCTGCGCCGTGTGCCTGGGCGCGCTCGAGGCACGGCACCGCGTCCGGGAGCTCGGCAACTGCGCGCACGCCTTCCACAAGGCCTGCATAGACAAGTGGGTCGACAAGGGTCAGGCCACTTGCCCCCTCTGCCGCGCGCTCCTCCTCCCCACAGACGCCGACGCCGGCAAGCTGCCCTCTTTTTCCTTCTGA